The Polluticoccus soli sequence CATGCTCTGCGCATTTGGCATCACGTTCTCATTTCACCACTGCAGGGGCAAGCTCAAATATGTAAACATACATTCGGAGAAGAAGAAGACGTGTTGCAAGAGCAAGAAGAAGATGCCGAAGAACTGTTGCAACACAGTGAAGATCGCTTTCAAAAAAGGCGACGACAACAGCCAGTCGTTTTTTTCATTCAAAACCAAACCCGCCGATCCTGTAAAGGGATTTATCCTCTACCAGGTTCCATTCCAAATTACCACACTGGGCGCGCAGATTGCTCCGCGAATAAACCCATTGCTGCGTCCGCCTCCATTACGAACGGGTGGCCTGCCATTATATATCGCCCATTCAGTCTACCGCATCTGATCAGTGTGGCTCAAAGCTCCGTGAGCTAACATTTTCGTATTGCCTCAACGGTAATACTCAATTCGCATTCATTGATCATACTTCATCCTTCAAATCTTAATAATGAAAAAGATATTTACAGCTGCCATGCTTGTTGCAGCATCTGCCATAGCCAATGCACAAACTACTGCTCCCAACTGGACTGCCAACGACTGTAGCAGCGCCAGCCACACATTGCATACCGAACTCGACAACGGTAAAGTGATAGTATTCGTATGGGTGATGCCTTGCGGATCTTGCGTGAATGCTTCCAAAACAGCATTTACAGCCGTGCAGAATTTTGCGACATCGCACCCGGGCAGAGTGCTTTTTTACCTGGCTGATGACCTGGGCGACGCCAGTTGTTCAGCGCTGAGCAGTTGGGCTACCAGCAACAACATTGGCGACGTTACCAAGATGACCTTTTTTGACAACGCCGGCAATGCCATTAACATGAATGGGTTTGGCAGCACAGGAATGCCAAAGGTTGTTGTGATGGGTGGAAACGACCACAAGATATTCTTCAACAAAAATAACAGCGCAGCAAACGATGCCACCGGCATCAACAACGCCATCGCGTCTGCTATAGATGCTGCAACAAGTGTTTCTGAGGTGGCATCGGCCATCAAATTTTCTGTGTCGCCAAACCCTGTAGCCGACAGGCTTACTATCAACTACAACAAACCAGTTAAGCAAGTTGTCATCACGGCGGTTAACGGGCAAGTTGTAAAGCAACTGGAGTTTGGCAGCAAGATGGATCCGGCTGTTGATATGACAGGGGTGACACCTGGCGTGTACCTGGTGAAAATAACAGGCGCGAATGGCGAATCAGGAATCCAGAAAATAGTAAAGCAGTAGTTATGAGGAAGAGACAGATCATAACAGGCACTATTGCGGCAAGTCTCGTTTTATATGCCTGCAAAAAAGAAAAACAGGACCCAACATACAACCCCACCGCCGCAACAGTTGAAGTGCCGGCGTATGTAAAAACGTACGTAGGTGAAGTGCCTATTCCTGCCGATAATGCGATGACGGCTGAGGGAATTGAACTGGGACGGAAGCTGTTTTATGAAAAAATGCTGTCCGACAATAGCACGATGAGCTGTGCTTCTTGTCACAAACAGGAGAATGCGTTTGACGATCCGCGTCCGTTCAGCGAGGGTACGCATGGTGCGTTTGGCGACCGGAACGCAATGGCCATTGTCAATGCAGCCTGGGATAAACACTTCTTTTGGGATGGCAGGCGCGCCAGCCTTGAGGGGCAGGCGCACGACCCGGTTAGCAACCCGATAGAAATGGCCAACAAATGGCCTGAAGTAGTAAAAAGGCTACAGAACAGCGAAGAATATCCCGACCTGTTCTTCAAAGCGTTTGGTACGAGCACTATAGACAGCACACTGGTGACCAAGGCCATTGCGCAGTTTGAACGCACACTGGTTTCTTTCAACAGTCCTTTTGATAAGTACTATTACAAAGGCGACAGTGCAGCTTTAACGCAACAGGAGAAGAACGGCTTTATGCTATTCACGGGCAAGGCAATGTGTAACAACTGCCACCTTACCAATACGCTGTTTACCGACAGGGAGATCAAAAACAACGGGCTCGACGAAAATCCGAAAGACCCGGGCCTGATGAAATTCACCGGCAACGCAGCCGACCGTGGCAAATTCAAGGTGCCGACGTTGCGTAACATCGGCGTTACGGCGCCTTATATGCACGACAGCAGGTTTGCTACGCTGGAAGAAGTGGTAGATTTCTACAGCAGCAAGGTGAAACAAAACAGCCCTAACCTGGACGAGCACATGCCGGATTTTGGCTCGGGTATTAACCTCACCCAGCAGGAGAAGACCGAACTCATAGCGTTTCTAAAATCGCTGACCGATAAGGAGTTCATCACTAACCCCAAATTCAGCGATCCAAACAACTAAAAAAAGAGCCGTATTTACTACGGCTCTTTTTTATTAATGTTTTTATTGATTGTAGTAAAGATTGTGAGGGTAATTAACACGACTTATGAAACAAACACTTAATTAAAACACTTTTATAGGTCTATGTGTTCTCCGTTTGCTGAAAGGAATTGTATAAACCTTTTCCAAAGTTCTGTAACAGTGGGAGCACTCGTGTGCAAGAACTTTGCTTATGAAACCATAGTTTATGGAAGCAAATACTAAACAGAAATATTATATTCCATTATCTGGCGTCGACAGCGAGCATTGTGCACTGATAGTAGATAAAGGCTTGGGTGAAGTTACCGACCTTCTGGACCACAAAGTGGAACTTAATAATCGTCGGGCGGTGATCACTACTGACAACGTCGAGGATGCAATCCCTAAGGCAGTTGCAACAATACGTGATCTGGGCTACGATGTAGAGACAGTCAAGAAAACCTACCCAGTCACCGGTATGAGTTGTGCCTCATGCGCAACTAGCGTTGAAAGCATGCTCAAGGCGCAACCAGGTGTCCTGAATGCATCCGTTAACTATGCGAATAGCACAGCTAGCGTTGAATATGTGCCTACAATTGCCCATGTTGAAGATTTTAAAAAGACTATTCAATCTATTGGGTATGATCTGGTGATTGATGAAAGTGACGAAGCCGCAGAAAGTTTAGAAACCATGCAGGCTGAGCATGCTAAAGCGTTGCGCAATCGAACCATCCTGTCACTTGTCTTTTCTGTGCCCTTGGTAATAATTGGTATGTTCTTTATGGATATGCCGAATGCTAACTATATAATGTGGGTTTTGGCTACGCCTGTGATATTGGTATTCGGCCGGCAGTTTTTCATCAATGCATGGAAACAGGCTAGACACCGTTCGGCAAATATGGACACGCTGGTGGCAATGAGCACGGGTATTGCTTATCTGTTCTCCGTGTTCAATACGCTGTACCCAGAATTCTGGCATAACCGCGGACTACATGCCCACGTATATTTTGAGGCTGCTGCGGTCGTGATTGCATTTATTCTATTAGGCAAGATGCTTGAGGAACGCGCCAAAAGCAACACCTCCTCTGCCATTAAAAAACTAATCGGATTGCAGCCTAAAACTGTCACAATTATCCATCAGGGTGGCCACCAGATGGAAATCCCGGTTGCACAGGTTAAGATTGGCGATTTGCTCCTTGCTAAACCTGGGGAAAAAATTGCGGTTGACGGAGTGGTGAGTTCCGGTAGTTCTTTTGTTGATGAAAGCATGCTGACCGGTGAGCCAATTGCAGTTAAAAAGGAATCTGGAGCCAAAGTGTATTCCGGAACCATTAACCAGAAAGGCAGTCTGCAATTTACTGCTGAAAAAGTCGGCGGCGATACTGTTCTGGCGCACATCATCAAAGCAGTGCAAGAAGCGCAAGGAAGCAAGGCGCCGGTGCAGAAGCTTGTTGATAAGATTGCTGGCATTTTCGTGCCGATTGTGATAGGCATTTCAGTTCTCAGTTTGATCGCCTGGGTGATCTTAGGCGGTGATAATGGTATTACTCAAGGCCTGATGGCTATGGTTACAGTGTTGGTTATCGCATGTCCTTGTGCACTGGGGTTGGCCACTCCCACAGCGATTATGGTCGGAGTAGGCAAGGGTGCTGAAAATGGTATCCTCATTAAAGACGCTGAAAGTCTGGAGCGCGCTTATAAGCTCGATAGTATTATTCTTGACAAGACAGGTACTATTACAGAAGGCAAACCGGAAGTGACAGATATCGTTTGGAAGGAAGGTGCTGAATCAAATGTGCTGTCCGCCATACTTTATAGTTTGGAGGCACAGTCAGAGCATCCTTTGGCTGACGCAGTAACACGTTATTTCGACAAATACAACGTTGCAAAAGTCGAAATCAATCACTTCGAAAGCATTACTGGCAAGGGCGTTTCCGGCATGTATCGCGGGAACCATTATCATGTTGCCAGTCTTAAGGCGATCAAAGAACATGGTGTCAAGGTCAATCCTGCCTTACAGCAAAAAGCTGATGCATGGCTCAAAGATGCTGCAACCGTTATATGGTTTACTGATCATACCCAAGCCCTGGCAGCCATTGCCATCGCTGACAAGATCAAGGAAAGCTCAGCAGAAGCCATTAAACGTTTACAAGAATTAGGTATTACGCCTTACATGCTCACTGGTGACAACCCGCAAACCGCGCAAGCAGTTGCCAGGAAAGTCGGTATTGAGCAATTTAAAGCAGAAACCTTGCCGGAAGACAAAGCAGCATTTATCAAGACATTGCAAAACCAGGGGCACGTTGTGGCTATGGTGGGGGATGGAATTAATGACAGCCAAGCTCTGGCACGGGCCGATATCAGCATTGCCATGGGCAAAGGAACTGATATTGCTATGGATGTTGCCCGTATGACGCTGATCTCCTCTGACCTGATGAGTATTCCGAAAGCAATTGCCCTCTCACGTAAAACGGTAGGGGTAATTAAGCAGAACCTGTTCTGGGCATTTATCTATAATGTGATTGGTATTCCGATAGCCGCAGGGTTGCTTTATCCCGTAAATGGCTTTTTGCTTAACCCCATGGTGGCAGGTGCAGCTATGGCACTCAGTTCAGTAAGTGTCGTAACCAACAGTCTCCGCCTCAAATGGAGTAAACTCTAGTCTGAAAATCTTGTAAACTTTTGTAGAAATTTTATAACAAGGCCTTTAATCAAATTCTGGAATTTTAAAGATTGAAAAATGGAAAAACTAACATTTAAAACGAACATCAATTGTAGTGGCTGCGTGAAAGCTGTGACACCGCACATGGAAAAAGCCAAAGGCATCAATATCTGGAAAGTTGATACCGACAATCCGAACAAAATTTTGACAGTGGAAGCAGAAGGTATTGATGCTGATGATATGATAGAAGTTATCGAAAAAGCAGGCTTCAAGGCAGAAACAATTAAATAGTCTATGAAAAAGGTGCTTCGTTGGTTTTCTAAGTTCTTTACGAAAAGCTGTTGTTCTTAATGGTATGATTTTTCTGCTGTTGCGCTAAACTTCATCAACATATGAAAAAAACAATTTTGCCGATATTACTTTGTCTGCTTCTTGCTGCCTGCAGTGACAATAGTAGTCGTACAGAGGAAACAAGTACCACCACTGACACGCTTGTGGCACAGTCTGCGCAGACAGCGCCAACCGACATCCCTGGCGCGATGAAATCCAGTATGGATAAAATGACTAGCGAGTTGAAAAGCTATCAACCGAGTGGCGATCCGGATCATGATTTCGCATCGATTATGCGGATCCATCACCAGGGTGCCGTGGAAATGATGCAGGCGTATCTGCCGGGTGCTAAAGATGAGATGTTGAAGACTATGACGCAGAACGGTATATCAAAGCAACAAAGCGAGATTGGTGAATTGGGGACATTTCTGAATGGTCATCAGCCAGGAACGCAAAAAAGCTCCTACGGTAAAGATGCAGCGCAGATGGTGACGGATATGATGGTGATGGAGACTACGCCACAGGATCTAGATAAAGCTTTTGCAACGATGATGGCGCCACATCATGAAAGCGCTGTTCATATCAGCCAGATGTTTCTCAATCATGGCAAAGATGAGAAGTTGAAAGCAATGGCAAAGAAAATAGCCAGTGAGCAACAAAAGGAAACTGACGAACTGAAAAAATGGCTGCAAGAGCACCCATAATAAACTAAGTACGATGGAAAAGCACACATCATCATTGGCACATCAGACTCATTATCCGAAGCTTGCGCTCATGGTGGTGCTGTCGTTCATCGCAATGTATGTCCTGATGTATGCAATGGTTGATAGGTT is a genomic window containing:
- a CDS encoding HYC_CC_PP family protein, with amino-acid sequence MKRVLAILVLCCYMLCAFGITFSFHHCRGKLKYVNIHSEKKKTCCKSKKKMPKNCCNTVKIAFKKGDDNSQSFFSFKTKPADPVKGFILYQVPFQITTLGAQIAPRINPLLRPPPLRTGGLPLYIAHSVYRI
- a CDS encoding T9SS type A sorting domain-containing protein: MKKIFTAAMLVAASAIANAQTTAPNWTANDCSSASHTLHTELDNGKVIVFVWVMPCGSCVNASKTAFTAVQNFATSHPGRVLFYLADDLGDASCSALSSWATSNNIGDVTKMTFFDNAGNAINMNGFGSTGMPKVVVMGGNDHKIFFNKNNSAANDATGINNAIASAIDAATSVSEVASAIKFSVSPNPVADRLTINYNKPVKQVVITAVNGQVVKQLEFGSKMDPAVDMTGVTPGVYLVKITGANGESGIQKIVKQ
- a CDS encoding cytochrome-c peroxidase, yielding MRKRQIITGTIAASLVLYACKKEKQDPTYNPTAATVEVPAYVKTYVGEVPIPADNAMTAEGIELGRKLFYEKMLSDNSTMSCASCHKQENAFDDPRPFSEGTHGAFGDRNAMAIVNAAWDKHFFWDGRRASLEGQAHDPVSNPIEMANKWPEVVKRLQNSEEYPDLFFKAFGTSTIDSTLVTKAIAQFERTLVSFNSPFDKYYYKGDSAALTQQEKNGFMLFTGKAMCNNCHLTNTLFTDREIKNNGLDENPKDPGLMKFTGNAADRGKFKVPTLRNIGVTAPYMHDSRFATLEEVVDFYSSKVKQNSPNLDEHMPDFGSGINLTQQEKTELIAFLKSLTDKEFITNPKFSDPNN
- a CDS encoding heavy metal translocating P-type ATPase — encoded protein: MEANTKQKYYIPLSGVDSEHCALIVDKGLGEVTDLLDHKVELNNRRAVITTDNVEDAIPKAVATIRDLGYDVETVKKTYPVTGMSCASCATSVESMLKAQPGVLNASVNYANSTASVEYVPTIAHVEDFKKTIQSIGYDLVIDESDEAAESLETMQAEHAKALRNRTILSLVFSVPLVIIGMFFMDMPNANYIMWVLATPVILVFGRQFFINAWKQARHRSANMDTLVAMSTGIAYLFSVFNTLYPEFWHNRGLHAHVYFEAAAVVIAFILLGKMLEERAKSNTSSAIKKLIGLQPKTVTIIHQGGHQMEIPVAQVKIGDLLLAKPGEKIAVDGVVSSGSSFVDESMLTGEPIAVKKESGAKVYSGTINQKGSLQFTAEKVGGDTVLAHIIKAVQEAQGSKAPVQKLVDKIAGIFVPIVIGISVLSLIAWVILGGDNGITQGLMAMVTVLVIACPCALGLATPTAIMVGVGKGAENGILIKDAESLERAYKLDSIILDKTGTITEGKPEVTDIVWKEGAESNVLSAILYSLEAQSEHPLADAVTRYFDKYNVAKVEINHFESITGKGVSGMYRGNHYHVASLKAIKEHGVKVNPALQQKADAWLKDAATVIWFTDHTQALAAIAIADKIKESSAEAIKRLQELGITPYMLTGDNPQTAQAVARKVGIEQFKAETLPEDKAAFIKTLQNQGHVVAMVGDGINDSQALARADISIAMGKGTDIAMDVARMTLISSDLMSIPKAIALSRKTVGVIKQNLFWAFIYNVIGIPIAAGLLYPVNGFLLNPMVAGAAMALSSVSVVTNSLRLKWSKL
- a CDS encoding heavy-metal-associated domain-containing protein encodes the protein MEKLTFKTNINCSGCVKAVTPHMEKAKGINIWKVDTDNPNKILTVEAEGIDADDMIEVIEKAGFKAETIK
- a CDS encoding DUF305 domain-containing protein, whose protein sequence is MKKTILPILLCLLLAACSDNSSRTEETSTTTDTLVAQSAQTAPTDIPGAMKSSMDKMTSELKSYQPSGDPDHDFASIMRIHHQGAVEMMQAYLPGAKDEMLKTMTQNGISKQQSEIGELGTFLNGHQPGTQKSSYGKDAAQMVTDMMVMETTPQDLDKAFATMMAPHHESAVHISQMFLNHGKDEKLKAMAKKIASEQQKETDELKKWLQEHP